A DNA window from Fusobacterium sp. IOR10 contains the following coding sequences:
- the rbr gene encoding rubrerythrin, with protein sequence MELKGSKTEKNLMEAFAGESQARNKYTYYASKAKKEGYVQIANIFEKTAANEKEHAELWFKLLHGGSVPCTVENLRDAADGENYEWTDMYHNFAATAREEGFEKIARVLEGVAKVEKEHEKRYRKLLQNVIDDSVFSKKVAVVWECGNCGYLHVGESAPNVCPVCDHPKAYFELRKENY encoded by the coding sequence ATGGAATTAAAAGGAAGTAAAACTGAAAAAAATTTAATGGAAGCTTTTGCTGGAGAATCTCAAGCTAGAAATAAGTATACTTACTATGCTTCTAAAGCAAAAAAAGAAGGTTACGTACAAATAGCAAATATTTTTGAAAAAACTGCTGCTAATGAAAAAGAACATGCTGAACTTTGGTTCAAACTTCTTCATGGAGGTTCTGTTCCTTGTACTGTAGAAAATCTTAGAGATGCTGCTGATGGAGAAAATTATGAATGGACTGATATGTATCATAATTTTGCTGCTACAGCTAGAGAAGAAGGTTTTGAAAAAATTGCAAGAGTTTTAGAAGGAGTTGCAAAAGTAGAAAAAGAACATGAAAAAAGATATAGAAAACTTCTTCAAAATGTAATAGATGACTCTGTTTTTTCTAAAAAAGTTGCTGTTGTTTGGGAATGTGGTAACTGTGGATATCTTCACGTTGGGGAAAGCGCACCTAATGTTTGCCCTGTTTGTGATCATCCTAAAGCTTACTTTGAACTTAGAAAAGAAAATTATTAA
- a CDS encoding ArsB/NhaD family transporter, which produces MATLYMILGILTFTITFYFIITEKYPKSLVTIIGASFMIIINILDEETALETIGYNLEVLILLMGMMMIVEIMSETGIFQWIAIKLAQVSKGDPIKILIFLSLVTAFFSALLDNVTTILLIVPITIFLAKKLHLDPKPFILVQIFMSNIGGTATMIGDPPNLIIASLSDKNFNDFIINLAPIILINIFVLLFSVSFFLRKKLIVSRELRASIMELDTSRIITDKKLLLKSVTIFILVILGFLTNSFSQIGLAIIAILGSTILVLISKKKPEEVFSKIEWDTLFFFGALFVLVQGLEELGIIEYIGSYVVAFTKGDLKLTSSLLIIISGLLSPIVGSVPLSLSFGKLVSSIIPNYTGNTESLWWALSLGCCLGGNMTIVGAAANMVGTSVSKKVGIEITFKEFFKWGLFIVLQSIILSLIYIYLRY; this is translated from the coding sequence ATGGCTACTTTATACATGATACTTGGAATTTTAACATTTACTATTACATTTTATTTTATAATAACTGAAAAATATCCTAAATCATTGGTAACGATTATTGGAGCTTCTTTTATGATTATTATAAATATTTTAGATGAAGAAACTGCTTTAGAAACAATTGGATATAATTTGGAAGTTTTAATTTTATTAATGGGTATGATGATGATAGTTGAAATTATGTCTGAAACTGGAATTTTTCAATGGATTGCAATCAAATTAGCCCAAGTATCAAAGGGAGATCCAATTAAAATCCTTATTTTTCTTTCTTTAGTTACTGCATTTTTTTCAGCTCTTTTAGATAATGTTACAACCATTTTATTAATAGTTCCAATAACAATATTTTTAGCTAAAAAATTGCATTTAGATCCTAAACCTTTTATACTAGTACAAATATTTATGTCCAACATTGGAGGAACTGCCACTATGATTGGGGACCCTCCTAATTTGATTATTGCATCTCTTTCAGATAAAAATTTTAATGATTTTATTATAAATCTTGCCCCTATTATACTTATAAATATTTTTGTTCTTTTATTCTCAGTTAGCTTTTTTTTAAGAAAGAAATTAATTGTTTCAAGGGAATTGAGAGCTAGTATTATGGAACTTGATACATCTAGAATTATTACAGATAAAAAATTGCTTTTAAAATCTGTCACTATTTTTATTTTAGTTATTCTTGGATTTTTAACTAATTCATTTTCTCAAATAGGGCTCGCTATAATTGCAATTTTAGGTTCCACAATACTTGTACTTATTTCAAAGAAAAAACCAGAAGAAGTATTTAGTAAAATAGAATGGGATACCTTATTTTTCTTTGGAGCTTTATTTGTTTTAGTTCAAGGATTGGAAGAACTTGGAATAATTGAATATATTGGTTCTTATGTAGTAGCCTTTACTAAAGGAGATTTAAAATTAACCTCTTCTCTACTTATAATAATATCTGGACTTCTTTCACCAATAGTTGGATCCGTTCCATTAAGTCTTTCTTTTGGAAAATTAGTCTCATCAATTATACCAAATTATACTGGAAATACTGAATCATTATGGTGGGCACTTTCCCTTGGATGCTGTTTAGGAGGAAATATGACTATTGTTGGAGCTGCTGCTAATATGGTTGGAACTTCTGTTTCTAAAAAAGTTGGTATTGAAATAACCTTTAAAGAATTTTTTAAATGGGGACTTTTTATTGTTCTTCAATCAATTATTTTAAGCTTAATTTATATTTATTTGAGATATTAA
- a CDS encoding CTP synthase, whose product MESISKETKFIFVTGGVVSSLGKGITAASLGRLLKERGYKVVLQKFDPYLNVDPGTMNPYEHGEVFVTEDGAETDLDLGHYERFIDRNLSKSSNITSGKIYQSVITKEREGQYLGKTVQVIPHITNEIKSKIIAVTKEIEADIVITEIGGTVGDIESTPFLEAIRQFKYDIGEHNAIYIHVTLLPYLKAAKELKSKPSQHSVKLLMSLGIRPDILVCRTEHPINNSIKEKLSMFCNIEKDAVIEAADAETIYELPLIMEKEGLARIVCKKLNLEERPFDLSNWEKIVYNIKNPKEKIKVAVVGKYVKLKDAYLSVTESIEHAAFSQGLSAEISYLQSENLDLEKLKNFDGILVPGGFGDRGILGKIQAVNFARVNKIPFLGICLGMQLAVIEYARNVLGYKDADSTEFNPNTAYPVIDILESQKSIENMGGTMRLGAYPCVLKENSLAKELYGKIEISERHRHRYEFNNDFKEVIEKSGLRISGTSPNGVLTEIVELSREEHPFFIAGQFHPEFKTRPNNPHPLFLGFIKAIYNKTNNL is encoded by the coding sequence ATGGAAAGTATCAGCAAAGAAACCAAATTTATTTTTGTTACTGGAGGTGTTGTTTCTTCACTTGGAAAAGGAATTACAGCAGCTTCACTTGGAAGATTATTAAAAGAAAGGGGATATAAAGTTGTCCTTCAAAAATTTGATCCCTATTTAAATGTCGATCCTGGAACTATGAATCCATATGAACATGGAGAAGTTTTTGTAACTGAAGATGGAGCTGAAACAGATTTGGATTTAGGTCACTACGAAAGATTTATCGATAGAAATCTTTCTAAAAGTAGTAATATAACTAGTGGTAAAATTTATCAATCAGTAATCACTAAAGAAAGAGAAGGTCAATATCTTGGAAAAACTGTTCAAGTTATTCCTCATATTACAAATGAAATAAAATCTAAAATTATTGCAGTTACTAAAGAAATTGAAGCTGATATAGTTATTACTGAAATAGGGGGAACTGTTGGAGATATTGAATCTACTCCTTTTTTAGAAGCAATTAGACAATTTAAATATGATATTGGGGAACATAATGCAATATATATACATGTAACTTTACTACCTTATTTAAAAGCTGCTAAAGAATTAAAGTCAAAACCTTCTCAACACTCAGTAAAACTTCTTATGAGTTTAGGAATAAGACCAGACATATTAGTTTGTAGAACAGAGCATCCTATTAATAATAGCATCAAAGAAAAATTATCAATGTTTTGTAACATTGAAAAAGATGCTGTTATAGAAGCTGCTGATGCTGAAACTATTTACGAGCTTCCTTTAATTATGGAAAAAGAAGGATTAGCTAGAATCGTTTGTAAAAAATTAAATTTAGAAGAAAGACCTTTTGATTTAAGTAACTGGGAAAAAATTGTTTATAACATAAAAAATCCTAAGGAAAAAATTAAAGTTGCTGTTGTTGGTAAATATGTTAAATTAAAAGATGCTTACCTAAGTGTTACAGAATCTATTGAACACGCTGCTTTTTCTCAAGGATTAAGTGCTGAAATAAGTTATCTTCAATCTGAAAATTTAGATTTAGAGAAATTAAAGAACTTTGATGGAATTTTAGTTCCTGGTGGATTTGGAGATAGGGGAATTCTTGGAAAAATACAAGCTGTTAATTTTGCTAGAGTAAATAAGATTCCTTTCCTTGGAATTTGTCTTGGAATGCAACTTGCTGTTATTGAATATGCTAGAAATGTTTTGGGATATAAAGATGCTGATTCAACTGAATTTAACCCAAATACAGCTTACCCTGTTATTGATATCTTAGAAAGTCAAAAAAGCATTGAAAATATGGGTGGAACTATGAGACTTGGAGCATATCCTTGTGTATTAAAAGAAAATAGTTTAGCTAAAGAATTATATGGAAAAATAGAAATTTCAGAAAGACATAGACATAGATATGAATTTAACAATGATTTTAAAGAAGTAATAGAAAAATCTGGTTTAAGAATATCTGGAACTTCTCCTAATGGTGTTTTAACTGAAATAGTTGAATTATCTAGAGAAGAACATCCTTTCTTTATAGCAGGACAATTCCATCCAGAATTTAAAACTAGACCAAATAATCCTCATCCTCTATTTTTAGGATTCATAAAAGCCATTTATAATAAAACAAATAATTTATAA
- a CDS encoding BCCT family transporter, which produces MSKLLKKTAEEKLFSRNFTGFGMDLNPIVSIGTGIIILGFSLFAFLDLDRANRIFNLINDYIVQHLDWLFIMTSNIFILVCLIFAFSKLGKVRIGGVNAKPEFSNFAWYSMLISAGMGIGLMFWSVGEPLYHQQVTPPIYSSSNSLTQALATTFFHWGIHPWGIYALISLALAFFAYNKKLPLSLRSVFYPLLKNKIFGFWGDLIDILAVVSCLFGLATSLGLGVQQINSGLNYVFGVEVSVFVQVILIVIITAIATMSVVSGVEKGVKFLSQLNIIFAGILMGIIFLLGPTGLIVRTFSNSLGLYLNDFLTTTFFIDSSNSTWQGSWTVFYLAWWISWSPFVGMFIAKISKGRTIREFVLAVMIVPSLLSFLWLSVFGVTAFHINQITQGQLFNVVQSDVSVALFEMIRHLNIPLFQGVIRIFLSVFSTILIISFFVTSSDSGSLVVDQITSGGKLDSPVPQRVFWASMEGLTAIILLMIGGEKALKALQTAVITTGLPFAIILLLVAFVLIESLRQAYKTQEFKKATTRFETLMDKYIDIENDIDKKTLEDLGGIVITHKRKIKDKIKKNKK; this is translated from the coding sequence ATGAGTAAGCTTTTAAAGAAAACCGCTGAGGAAAAATTATTTAGTCGTAATTTTACTGGCTTTGGAATGGATTTAAATCCAATCGTTTCGATTGGTACTGGAATTATAATATTGGGATTTTCTCTATTTGCTTTTTTAGATTTAGATAGAGCTAATAGAATTTTCAATCTTATAAACGATTATATTGTTCAACATTTAGACTGGTTATTTATTATGACTAGTAATATTTTTATATTAGTTTGTCTTATTTTTGCTTTTTCAAAATTAGGAAAGGTTAGAATTGGAGGAGTTAATGCAAAACCTGAATTTAGTAATTTTGCTTGGTATTCTATGTTAATTTCTGCTGGAATGGGAATTGGACTTATGTTCTGGTCAGTTGGTGAACCTCTATATCATCAACAAGTTACTCCACCTATTTATTCTAGTTCAAATTCTCTAACACAAGCTCTTGCAACTACATTTTTTCATTGGGGAATACACCCATGGGGAATATATGCTTTAATTTCTCTAGCATTGGCATTTTTTGCATATAACAAAAAATTACCTTTATCCTTAAGATCTGTCTTTTATCCTCTTTTAAAAAATAAGATATTTGGATTCTGGGGAGATTTAATAGATATTTTAGCTGTAGTTTCTTGTTTGTTTGGATTAGCTACTTCACTAGGATTGGGAGTGCAACAAATTAACAGTGGACTTAACTATGTTTTTGGAGTTGAAGTTTCTGTATTTGTTCAAGTTATTTTAATAGTTATTATAACTGCCATTGCAACAATGAGTGTTGTTTCTGGAGTTGAAAAAGGAGTTAAATTCCTTTCTCAATTAAATATTATTTTTGCTGGAATTTTAATGGGAATCATTTTTCTATTGGGTCCTACAGGATTAATTGTTAGAACTTTTAGTAATTCCCTTGGTCTTTACTTAAATGATTTTCTAACAACTACATTCTTTATAGATTCTTCAAATAGTACTTGGCAAGGATCTTGGACTGTATTCTATTTAGCATGGTGGATTTCTTGGTCACCATTTGTTGGAATGTTTATAGCTAAAATTTCAAAGGGTAGAACTATTAGAGAATTTGTTTTAGCAGTAATGATTGTCCCATCTTTACTTTCTTTTTTATGGTTAAGTGTTTTTGGAGTTACTGCTTTTCACATAAATCAAATTACCCAAGGTCAACTATTCAATGTTGTTCAAAGTGATGTTTCTGTTGCACTTTTTGAAATGATTAGACATTTGAATATTCCTTTATTTCAAGGAGTTATTAGAATTTTCTTATCTGTATTTAGTACTATTTTAATAATTTCTTTCTTTGTTACATCAAGTGATTCTGGTTCTCTTGTTGTTGACCAAATTACATCAGGAGGAAAATTAGATTCTCCAGTTCCACAAAGGGTATTTTGGGCATCTATGGAAGGATTAACTGCTATAATTTTACTTATGATTGGTGGAGAAAAAGCTCTAAAAGCTCTTCAAACAGCTGTTATAACAACTGGATTACCATTTGCTATAATTTTACTTCTTGTTGCCTTTGTACTTATAGAAAGTTTAAGACAAGCTTATAAAACACAAGAATTTAAAAAGGCTACTACAAGATTTGAAACTTTAATGGATAAATATATTGATATTGAAAATGATATTGATAAGAAGACTTTAGAAGATCTTGGAGGAATTGTTATAACTCACAAAAGAAAAATTAAAGATAAAATTAAAAAAAATAAAAAATAA
- the rfbD gene encoding dTDP-4-dehydrorhamnose reductase → MILITGANGQLGNDFKKLLDSQKIKYIGTDVRELDITNEEDIEKFVDGKNIDLIINCAAYNNVDQAEEEYKICEKLNTKSPEFLAKIAKKIGAEFITYSTDFVFDGEKGLPYTEKDLPNPLSVYGSTKFQGEKNVLNLYEKVFVVRTSWVFGIGNNNFNKQVINWSKGKNKLAIVDDQISSPTYSKDLAEFTWELIKTKKYGLYHFSNSGEASKYDQANYILKKIGWIGELKRAKTSDFKLKAKRAKYTKLSSEKIEKVLNRKIPTWESGIDRFLKELN, encoded by the coding sequence ATGATATTGATAACAGGTGCTAATGGACAGTTAGGAAATGATTTTAAAAAATTATTAGATTCACAAAAAATAAAGTATATAGGAACAGATGTGAGGGAATTAGATATAACTAACGAAGAGGATATAGAAAAATTTGTAGATGGAAAAAATATAGATTTAATAATTAACTGCGCAGCATATAATAATGTAGATCAAGCAGAGGAAGAGTATAAAATATGTGAAAAGTTAAATACAAAATCTCCAGAGTTTTTGGCTAAAATAGCAAAGAAGATAGGAGCAGAGTTTATAACCTATTCAACTGATTTTGTATTTGATGGAGAGAAAGGGTTACCATATACAGAAAAAGACCTTCCTAACCCTCTTTCAGTGTATGGTAGTACAAAGTTTCAAGGGGAAAAAAATGTTTTAAACCTTTATGAGAAAGTTTTTGTTGTGAGAACATCTTGGGTTTTTGGAATTGGAAATAACAACTTTAATAAGCAGGTTATTAATTGGAGTAAAGGAAAGAACAAATTGGCTATAGTTGATGATCAAATTTCTTCACCTACCTATTCTAAAGATTTGGCTGAATTCACATGGGAACTTATAAAAACAAAAAAATATGGATTATATCATTTTTCAAATTCAGGAGAAGCTTCTAAGTATGATCAAGCAAATTATATTTTGAAAAAAATAGGTTGGATTGGAGAATTAAAAAGAGCAAAAACAAGTGATTTTAAATTGAAAGCCAAAAGAGCTAAATATACAAAATTATCAAGTGAAAAGATAGAGAAGGTTCTTAATAGAAAAATTCCAACATGGGAATCTGGGATAGACAGATTCTTAAAAGAATTAAATTAA
- the pssA gene encoding CDP-diacylglycerol--serine O-phosphatidyltransferase — translation MVEKKYIAPNAITAANMLLGYLSIISSIKGNIHYAIWFIFLAMVCDGLDGKTARKFDAFSEFGKEFDSFSDAVSFGIAPSILVYTKLSEDPKFAPFVIPVAFIYALCGVMRLVKFNVVTTASDEKDDFSGMPIPNGAATIISYLLICIQAEKFGYNLFSIEIFMGITVISAALMVSTIPFLTPDKVFNFVPKKFMTIFIILIFLTLKYSMFLVSFYYIIYNLLQYHSYRKEMKFTSSFDD, via the coding sequence ATGGTTGAAAAGAAATATATAGCACCTAATGCAATTACTGCTGCTAATATGCTTCTTGGTTATCTTAGTATTATATCCTCAATAAAAGGAAATATTCATTATGCTATTTGGTTTATTTTTTTAGCTATGGTTTGCGACGGATTAGATGGTAAGACAGCAAGAAAATTTGATGCCTTTAGTGAATTTGGTAAAGAATTTGATTCCTTTTCAGACGCAGTATCTTTCGGAATTGCCCCTAGTATTTTAGTATATACTAAATTATCTGAAGATCCAAAATTTGCACCCTTTGTAATTCCTGTTGCTTTTATCTACGCCCTATGTGGAGTTATGAGACTAGTTAAATTTAACGTTGTAACAACTGCTTCAGATGAAAAGGATGATTTTAGCGGTATGCCAATTCCAAATGGTGCAGCAACTATTATTTCTTATCTTTTAATTTGCATACAAGCTGAAAAATTTGGATATAATTTGTTTAGTATTGAAATTTTTATGGGTATAACTGTTATTTCAGCAGCTTTAATGGTTTCAACAATACCATTTCTTACTCCAGATAAAGTATTTAATTTTGTTCCAAAGAAATTTATGACTATATTTATAATCTTAATTTTCTTAACTTTAAAATATAGTATGTTTTTAGTTTCTTTTTACTATATTATTTATAATTTATTACAATATCATAGTTATAGAAAAGAAATGAAATTTACAAGCTCATTTGATGATTAA
- a CDS encoding AsmA family protein, producing the protein MKKIFNMVGVFFLVFLIAIFGLKDTIIKSRIEKEMTKELGANVKIYGVDYSIFKNFLELKKIEIEDISSIEKMDVKLNFSDILSKRIEIKDINVQGLEFAEDKMETLLNLGELTSEKVQSKLENKTSDNQIISTGEKNSDKWIIEIDKIEIQAKLFDENINVKMNSSEGSKIDFRKFINFVKKNVIDEKN; encoded by the coding sequence ATGAAAAAAATATTTAATATGGTTGGTGTCTTTTTTTTAGTTTTTTTAATTGCAATATTTGGATTGAAAGATACTATTATAAAAAGCAGAATAGAAAAAGAAATGACAAAAGAGTTAGGTGCCAATGTGAAGATTTATGGGGTGGATTATTCAATTTTCAAAAATTTTCTAGAACTAAAAAAAATAGAAATAGAAGATATTTCATCAATTGAAAAAATGGATGTTAAATTAAATTTTTCAGATATTTTAAGTAAAAGAATAGAAATAAAAGATATAAATGTACAAGGATTAGAATTTGCTGAGGACAAGATGGAGACACTGTTAAATTTAGGAGAATTAACTTCTGAGAAAGTACAGTCTAAATTGGAAAACAAAACGTCAGATAATCAAATAATTTCAACTGGAGAAAAAAATTCAGATAAATGGATTATTGAAATTGATAAAATAGAAATACAAGCTAAACTATTTGATGAAAATATTAATGTTAAAATGAATAGTTCTGAAGGCTCAAAAATAGATTTTAGAAAATTTATTAATTTTGTAAAAAAGAATGTTATTGACGAAAAAAATTAG